A window of the Agrococcus jejuensis genome harbors these coding sequences:
- a CDS encoding GDP-mannose 4,6-dehydratase produces the protein MPKALITGISGQDGLYLAELLLEKGYDVTGLIRGQFNPKEPMVRATVPDVELLTGDLTDPLALARVLDRAEPTEVYNLGAISFVAYSWQNAALTSDVTGKGVLNMLEATRMYAGSDPSAVRFYQASSSEMFGRVQEVPQRESTLLWPRSPYGVAKVFGHYMTINYRESYGMHASSGILFNHESPRRGPEFVTRKVSIAVARIALGLQDTIVMGNLDAKRDWGFAGDYVEAMWRMLQQGEADDYVVATGETHSIRELLDVAFAAVGIDDWTPYVEQSPEFIRPAEVDLLIGDPAKARERLGWAPKVGFEELVRMMVEHDLREQSQHVG, from the coding sequence ATGCCCAAGGCCCTCATCACCGGCATCAGCGGGCAGGACGGCCTGTACCTGGCCGAGCTGCTGCTCGAGAAGGGCTACGACGTCACGGGCCTCATCCGCGGGCAGTTCAACCCGAAGGAGCCGATGGTGCGGGCGACGGTGCCCGACGTCGAGCTGCTCACGGGCGACCTCACCGATCCGCTCGCCCTCGCGCGCGTGCTCGACCGCGCGGAGCCGACCGAGGTCTACAACCTGGGGGCGATCTCGTTCGTGGCGTACTCGTGGCAGAACGCGGCGCTCACGAGCGACGTGACGGGCAAGGGCGTGCTGAACATGCTCGAGGCGACGCGCATGTACGCAGGCTCCGACCCGTCGGCGGTGCGGTTCTACCAGGCGTCGTCGTCGGAGATGTTCGGCCGCGTGCAGGAGGTGCCGCAGCGCGAGTCGACGCTGCTGTGGCCGCGCTCGCCGTACGGCGTCGCGAAGGTCTTCGGCCACTACATGACCATCAACTACCGCGAGTCGTACGGCATGCACGCGTCGAGCGGCATCCTCTTCAACCACGAGTCGCCGCGGCGCGGCCCGGAGTTCGTGACGCGCAAGGTGTCGATCGCCGTCGCGCGCATCGCGCTCGGCCTGCAGGACACGATCGTGATGGGCAACCTCGATGCCAAGCGCGACTGGGGCTTCGCCGGCGACTACGTCGAGGCGATGTGGCGCATGCTGCAGCAGGGCGAGGCCGACGACTACGTCGTCGCGACGGGCGAGACGCACTCGATCCGCGAGCTCCTCGACGTCGCGTTCGCGGCGGTCGGCATCGACGACTGGACGCCGTACGTCGAGCAGAGCCCCGAGTTCATCCGCCCGGCCGAGGTCGACCTGCTCATCGGCGACCCGGCGAAGGCGCGCGAGCGGCTCGGCTGGGCGCCGAAGGTGGGCTTCGAGGAGCTCGTGCGGATGATGGTCGAGCACGACCTGCGCGAGCAGTCGCAGCATGTCGGCTGA
- the tuf gene encoding elongation factor Tu, with amino-acid sequence MAKAKFERTKPHVNIGTIGHVDHGKTTLTAAISKVLADKYPSATNVQRDFASIDSAPEERQRGITINISHVEYETPKRHYAHVDAPGHADYIKNMITGAAQMDGAILVVAATDGPMAQTREHVLLAKQVGVPYLLVALNKSDMVDDEEILELVELEVRELLSSQDFDGDNAPVVRVSGLKALEGDEKWSQAVLDLMEAVDESIPDPVRDKDKPFLMPVEDVFTITGRGTVVTGRAERGTLGINSEVEIVGIRPTQKTTVTGIEMFHKQLDEAWAGENCGLLLRGTKREDVERGQVVVKPGSVTPHTNFEGTAYILSKDEGGRHNPFFTNYRPQFYFRTTDVTGVISLPEGTEMVMPGDTTDMSVELIQPIAMEEGLGFAIREGGRTVGAGTVTKIIK; translated from the coding sequence GTGGCCAAGGCCAAGTTCGAGCGGACCAAGCCGCACGTCAACATCGGAACGATCGGTCACGTCGACCACGGCAAGACCACGCTCACGGCAGCGATCTCGAAGGTGCTTGCTGACAAGTACCCCTCGGCGACCAACGTGCAGCGCGACTTCGCCTCGATCGACTCCGCTCCCGAGGAGCGCCAGCGCGGCATCACGATCAACATCTCGCACGTCGAGTACGAGACGCCGAAGCGCCACTACGCGCACGTCGACGCCCCGGGTCACGCCGACTACATCAAGAACATGATCACGGGCGCCGCCCAGATGGACGGCGCGATCCTCGTGGTCGCCGCCACCGACGGCCCCATGGCGCAGACGCGCGAGCACGTGCTGCTCGCCAAGCAGGTCGGCGTGCCGTACCTGCTGGTCGCGCTGAACAAGTCGGACATGGTCGACGACGAGGAGATCCTGGAGCTCGTCGAGCTCGAGGTTCGCGAGCTGCTGTCGTCGCAGGACTTCGACGGCGACAACGCTCCCGTCGTGCGCGTCTCGGGCCTCAAGGCTCTCGAGGGCGACGAGAAGTGGTCGCAGGCCGTCCTCGACCTCATGGAGGCCGTCGACGAGTCCATCCCGGACCCGGTCCGCGACAAGGACAAGCCCTTCCTCATGCCCGTCGAGGACGTCTTCACGATCACCGGTCGTGGCACGGTCGTCACGGGTCGTGCGGAGCGTGGCACGCTCGGCATCAACTCCGAGGTCGAGATCGTCGGCATCCGCCCGACGCAGAAGACCACGGTCACGGGCATCGAGATGTTCCACAAGCAGCTCGACGAGGCATGGGCCGGCGAGAACTGCGGCCTCCTCCTCCGCGGCACCAAGCGCGAGGACGTGGAGCGCGGTCAGGTCGTCGTCAAGCCGGGTTCGGTCACGCCGCACACCAACTTCGAGGGCACGGCGTACATCCTGTCCAAGGACGAGGGTGGCCGCCACAACCCGTTCTTCACGAACTACCGCCCGCAGTTCTACTTCCGCACCACCGACGTCACGGGCGTCATCTCGCTGCCCGAGGGCACCGAGATGGTCATGCCCGGCGACACCACCGACATGTCGGTCGAGCTGATCCAGCCGATCGCCATGGAGGAGGGCCTCGGCTTCGCCATCCGCGAGGGTGGCCGCACGGTCGGCGCCGGCACGGTGACGAAGATCATCAAGTAG
- the fusA gene encoding elongation factor G yields MAQDVLTDLTKVRNIGIMAHIDAGKTTTTERVLFYTGVNHKIGETHDGASTTDWMEQEKERGITITSAAVTCFWNGTQINIIDTPGHVDFTVEVERSLRILDGAVAVFDGKEGVEPQSETVWRQADKYNVPRICFVNKMDKLGADFYFTVDTIVSRLGARPLVLQLPIGSESDFVGVVDLLSMKAFVWPGDAKGDVTMGAKYEVQDIPADLQAKAEEYRANLVEAVAEADDSLMEKFFEGEELSIEELQSGIRKLTIAGEAYPVLCGSAFKNRGVQPMLDAVVSYLPSPLDVPPVQGHDVKDPEVVIERHADATEPFAALVSKIAVHPFFGRLTYIRVYSGHLDQGAQVINSTKGKKERIGKIFQMHANKEIPVDSVTAGHIYAVIGLKDTTTGDTLSDQQHQVVLESMTFPAPVIEVAIEPKTKADQEKLGTAIQKLAEEDPTFQTELNPETGQTVIKGMGELHLDILVDRMKREFKVEANIGKPQVAYRETIKGTIEKYDYTHKKQTGGSGQFAKVQIKLEPMEVTAETTYEFVNAVSGGRVPREYIPSVDAGIQDAMQVGVLAGFPTVGVKASLLDGAAHDVDSSEMAFKIAGSIAYKEAARKAQPVLLEPLMAVEVRTPEEYMGDVIGDLNSRRGQIQSMEDAAGVKVVKAQVPLSEMFGYVGDLRSKTSGRAVFSMEFSSYAEVPKAVSDEIVQKAKGE; encoded by the coding sequence GTGGCACAAGACGTGCTGACGGACCTCACGAAGGTCCGCAACATCGGCATCATGGCGCACATCGATGCCGGCAAGACGACGACCACCGAGCGCGTGCTCTTCTACACGGGCGTCAACCACAAGATCGGCGAGACGCACGACGGCGCCTCGACGACCGACTGGATGGAGCAGGAGAAGGAGCGCGGCATCACGATCACGTCTGCCGCCGTGACCTGCTTCTGGAACGGCACCCAGATCAACATCATCGACACCCCCGGTCACGTGGACTTCACCGTCGAGGTCGAGCGCTCGCTGCGCATCCTCGACGGCGCCGTCGCCGTGTTCGACGGCAAGGAGGGCGTCGAGCCCCAGTCCGAGACCGTGTGGCGTCAGGCCGACAAGTACAACGTCCCGCGCATCTGCTTCGTCAACAAGATGGACAAGCTCGGCGCCGACTTCTACTTCACGGTCGACACGATCGTCTCGCGCCTCGGCGCGCGTCCGCTCGTGCTCCAGCTGCCCATCGGCTCCGAGTCCGACTTCGTCGGCGTCGTCGACCTGCTCTCCATGAAGGCCTTCGTGTGGCCCGGCGACGCCAAGGGCGACGTGACCATGGGTGCCAAGTACGAGGTCCAGGACATCCCGGCCGACCTCCAGGCGAAGGCCGAGGAGTACCGCGCGAACCTCGTCGAGGCCGTCGCAGAGGCCGACGACTCGCTCATGGAGAAGTTCTTCGAGGGCGAGGAGCTCTCGATCGAGGAGCTCCAGTCGGGCATCCGCAAGCTCACGATCGCCGGCGAGGCGTACCCGGTGCTCTGCGGCTCGGCGTTCAAGAACCGCGGCGTGCAGCCCATGCTCGACGCCGTCGTCTCGTACCTCCCGTCGCCGCTCGACGTGCCGCCGGTGCAGGGCCACGACGTCAAGGACCCCGAGGTCGTCATCGAGCGCCACGCCGACGCGACGGAGCCCTTCGCGGCCCTCGTGTCGAAGATCGCCGTGCACCCCTTCTTCGGTCGACTGACCTACATCCGCGTCTACTCGGGTCACCTCGACCAGGGCGCGCAGGTCATCAACTCGACCAAGGGCAAGAAGGAGCGCATCGGCAAGATCTTCCAGATGCACGCCAACAAGGAGATCCCCGTCGACTCCGTCACGGCCGGCCACATCTACGCGGTCATCGGCCTGAAGGACACGACGACGGGCGACACCCTGTCGGACCAGCAGCACCAGGTCGTCCTCGAGTCGATGACGTTCCCGGCCCCGGTCATCGAGGTCGCGATCGAGCCCAAGACGAAGGCCGACCAGGAGAAGCTCGGCACGGCCATCCAGAAGCTCGCCGAGGAGGACCCGACCTTCCAGACCGAGCTCAACCCCGAGACGGGTCAGACCGTCATCAAGGGCATGGGCGAGCTGCACCTCGACATCCTCGTGGACCGCATGAAGCGCGAGTTCAAGGTCGAGGCCAACATCGGCAAGCCCCAGGTCGCGTACCGCGAGACCATCAAGGGCACGATCGAGAAGTACGACTACACCCACAAGAAGCAGACCGGTGGATCCGGTCAGTTCGCCAAGGTGCAGATCAAGCTCGAGCCCATGGAGGTCACGGCGGAGACGACGTACGAGTTCGTCAACGCCGTCTCGGGTGGCCGCGTGCCGCGCGAGTACATCCCCTCGGTCGACGCCGGCATCCAGGACGCCATGCAGGTCGGCGTCCTCGCGGGCTTCCCGACGGTGGGCGTGAAGGCCTCGCTGCTCGACGGTGCGGCGCACGACGTCGACTCGTCGGAGATGGCGTTCAAGATCGCCGGCTCGATCGCGTACAAGGAGGCGGCCCGCAAGGCGCAGCCCGTGCTGCTCGAGCCGCTCATGGCCGTCGAGGTCCGCACGCCCGAGGAGTACATGGGCGACGTCATCGGCGACCTGAACTCGCGTCGTGGTCAGATCCAGTCGATGGAGGACGCCGCAGGCGTCAAGGTCGTCAAGGCTCAGGTCCCGCTGTCGGAGATGTTCGGCTACGTCGGCGACCTCCGCTCGAAGACCTCGGGTCGCGCCGTCTTCTCGATGGAGTTCTCGAGCTACGCCGAGGTCCCCAAGGCCGTCTCGGACGAGATCGTCCAGAAGGCCAAGGGCGAGTGA
- a CDS encoding acyltransferase family protein encodes MTAPASPIDAAPARARRLDVQGLRAVASLLVASYHIWFGTVSGGVDVFFVLGGYLLVTSLVGEVERSGRLDVGGALRRQASRLLPMMGLVLAAVAVVAYLVRPATVVRSTSLDLIAAATFWENWRLRAAATDYVQAGHDRSIVQHFWAMAVQGQWTLGIIVAIAVLALVLRRRRGVRARIRPAAAALLAVVATASFAYALVAVSTDHVLAYFDTGARVWELALGGLAALLGSRIAWSTLTRTLVGAAGLATMLLAGLMPVEWSHPGLPTLVPTLAAVAVLLAGSGVVAPVGVGRLLATKQLVWLGGISFGLYLWHWPVLWLYLERGGARAQSIGIIDGAGILVVSVALAWLSTLLLRAVARPVPRIRVPWSAVAVPTVVAVALGASIAAPRIEEIAVDVAVTPVQSEAELDARIRDALAEPGFLLDGLDVGEAGLGPEWRFDGCSEVGRDDIDDCTYVVGEPGGGEVWVVGDSQATTWAPAVRAAVDDDVTVQLLGSEMCPFAAGAVVERQTGEWFERRCADHNDWVVELAQERSPSLVVVSYGAWWVGSGYEQRDDDVARLLAASTARYVEDLVDVGVPVLWLDSPPPAAGFAQCIDGMRAEDASPCAFDLQDAQLERRDVLAERLARAGATVVPTLGWFCDLELLECPIVVSGVPVYADDGHMTWAQSLVLQRLVREAIDAARVPGSA; translated from the coding sequence ATGACCGCTCCCGCATCGCCGATCGACGCCGCGCCCGCGAGGGCGCGGCGTCTCGACGTGCAGGGCCTGCGCGCCGTCGCATCCCTGCTCGTCGCGAGCTACCACATCTGGTTCGGCACCGTCTCGGGCGGCGTCGACGTGTTCTTCGTGCTCGGCGGCTACCTGCTCGTGACGAGCCTCGTCGGCGAGGTCGAGCGCTCGGGCCGACTCGACGTCGGCGGCGCGCTGCGCAGGCAGGCATCGCGCCTGCTGCCGATGATGGGGCTCGTGCTCGCGGCCGTCGCAGTCGTGGCCTACCTCGTGCGCCCGGCGACGGTCGTGCGCTCGACGAGCCTCGACCTCATCGCCGCCGCCACGTTCTGGGAGAACTGGCGGCTGCGCGCCGCGGCGACCGACTACGTGCAGGCCGGCCACGACCGGTCGATCGTGCAGCACTTCTGGGCCATGGCCGTGCAGGGGCAGTGGACGCTCGGCATCATCGTCGCCATCGCGGTGCTCGCGCTCGTGCTGCGCCGGCGTCGCGGCGTGCGTGCGCGCATCCGGCCCGCGGCGGCGGCGCTGCTCGCCGTCGTCGCGACCGCGTCGTTCGCCTACGCGCTCGTCGCCGTGTCGACCGACCACGTGCTCGCGTACTTCGACACGGGCGCGCGCGTCTGGGAGCTTGCGCTCGGCGGCCTCGCCGCGCTGCTCGGCTCGCGGATCGCCTGGTCGACCCTCACGCGCACGCTCGTCGGCGCTGCCGGACTCGCGACGATGCTGCTCGCGGGCCTCATGCCCGTCGAGTGGAGCCACCCGGGCCTCCCGACGCTCGTGCCGACGCTCGCGGCCGTCGCCGTGCTGCTCGCCGGCTCGGGCGTCGTCGCCCCCGTCGGCGTCGGCCGCCTGCTCGCGACGAAGCAGCTCGTGTGGCTCGGCGGCATCTCGTTCGGCCTCTACCTGTGGCACTGGCCCGTGCTGTGGCTGTACCTCGAGCGCGGCGGCGCCCGTGCGCAGTCCATCGGCATCATCGACGGCGCCGGCATCCTCGTGGTGTCGGTCGCCCTCGCGTGGCTCTCGACGCTGCTGCTGCGCGCCGTCGCTCGCCCGGTGCCGCGCATCCGCGTGCCGTGGAGCGCCGTCGCCGTGCCGACCGTCGTGGCCGTCGCGCTCGGCGCGAGCATCGCGGCGCCGCGCATCGAGGAGATCGCGGTCGACGTGGCCGTGACGCCCGTGCAGTCGGAGGCGGAGCTCGACGCGCGCATCCGGGATGCGCTGGCCGAGCCGGGCTTCCTGCTCGACGGCCTCGACGTGGGCGAGGCGGGGCTCGGCCCCGAGTGGCGCTTCGACGGCTGCTCGGAGGTGGGCCGCGACGACATCGACGACTGCACCTACGTCGTGGGCGAGCCCGGCGGCGGCGAGGTGTGGGTCGTCGGCGACTCGCAGGCGACGACGTGGGCGCCCGCGGTCCGCGCGGCGGTCGACGACGACGTGACGGTGCAGCTGCTCGGCAGCGAGATGTGCCCGTTCGCCGCCGGTGCCGTCGTCGAGCGGCAGACGGGCGAGTGGTTCGAGCGCCGCTGCGCCGATCACAACGACTGGGTCGTCGAGCTCGCGCAGGAGCGCTCGCCGTCGCTCGTCGTCGTCTCGTACGGCGCGTGGTGGGTCGGCTCGGGCTACGAGCAGCGCGACGACGACGTCGCGAGGCTGCTCGCCGCGTCGACGGCGCGCTACGTCGAGGACCTCGTCGACGTGGGTGTGCCCGTGCTGTGGCTCGACTCGCCGCCGCCCGCGGCCGGCTTCGCGCAGTGCATCGACGGCATGCGCGCCGAGGATGCGTCGCCGTGCGCGTTCGACCTGCAGGACGCGCAGCTCGAACGCCGCGACGTGCTCGCGGAGCGCCTGGCCCGTGCGGGCGCGACGGTCGTGCCGACGCTCGGCTGGTTCTGCGACCTCGAGCTGCTCGAGTGCCCCATCGTCGTGAGCGGCGTGCCGGTGTACGCCGACGACGGCCACATGACGTGGGCGCAGTCGCTCGTGCTGCAGCGCCTCGTGCGCGAGGCGATCGACGCCGCCCGGGTGCCCGGCTCCGCCTGA
- a CDS encoding GDP-mannose 4,6-dehydratase, which translates to MSADRVFVTGASGQDGGLLVDRLLADGASIVALVREEDAGAARLADAGVEVVVGDLADLDGLADAVEAASPSLVVSLGGISSVAESWRSPARTGLVSGAAVAALVEGAWRVEERTGTAPRLVQASSSEIFGDASESPQRETTPIAPVSPYGAAKAYAHRMVQLARARGMHASNAILYNHESPARPLSFVTRKITHGVARIAAGLDDHLSLGNLDAHRDWGWAPDFVDAMLRIARADAPGDWVVATGETRTVRDFVGAAFAAAGIDDWQRLVVVDPRFVRPADVARTVGDASRLRTELGWAPTVAFDDIVAAMVRHDAALVAAGETSQP; encoded by the coding sequence ATGTCGGCTGACCGCGTCTTCGTCACGGGGGCATCGGGGCAGGACGGCGGCCTGCTCGTCGATCGGTTGCTCGCCGACGGCGCGTCGATCGTCGCGCTCGTGCGCGAGGAGGATGCGGGCGCGGCACGCCTCGCCGACGCGGGCGTCGAGGTCGTCGTCGGCGACCTCGCCGACCTCGACGGCCTGGCCGACGCGGTCGAGGCCGCGTCGCCGTCGCTCGTCGTGAGCCTCGGCGGCATCTCGTCGGTCGCGGAGTCGTGGCGCTCGCCCGCGCGCACGGGCCTCGTCTCGGGCGCCGCGGTCGCGGCGCTCGTCGAGGGCGCGTGGCGCGTCGAGGAGCGCACGGGCACCGCCCCGCGGCTCGTGCAGGCGTCGTCGTCGGAGATCTTCGGCGATGCATCCGAGTCCCCGCAGCGCGAGACGACGCCCATCGCGCCCGTGTCGCCCTATGGCGCCGCGAAGGCGTACGCGCACCGCATGGTGCAGCTGGCTCGCGCGCGCGGCATGCACGCGTCGAACGCCATCCTCTACAACCACGAGTCGCCCGCGAGGCCGCTGTCGTTCGTGACGCGCAAGATCACGCACGGCGTCGCGCGCATCGCCGCCGGGCTCGACGATCACCTGTCGCTCGGCAACCTCGACGCGCACCGTGACTGGGGATGGGCGCCCGACTTCGTCGACGCCATGCTGCGCATCGCCCGTGCCGACGCCCCCGGCGACTGGGTCGTCGCGACGGGGGAGACGCGCACGGTGCGCGACTTCGTCGGCGCCGCCTTCGCGGCGGCGGGCATCGACGACTGGCAGCGCCTCGTCGTCGTCGACCCGCGCTTCGTGCGACCCGCCGACGTCGCGCGCACCGTCGGCGACGCATCCCGGCTGCGCACCGAGCTCGGCTGGGCGCCGACCGTCGCGTTCGACGACATCGTCGCCGCGATGGTGCGCCACGACGCCGCCCTCGTCGCCGCCGGCGAGACCTCGCAGCCGTAG
- a CDS encoding GNAT family N-acetyltransferase has product MPAIALDASIADDVVAFLDEHLADMRSVSPPESVHALDVAALRAPGMRLWVLRGDDGGVQGTVALAPLEPGHVELKSMRVSGASRGAGLGRMLLDHVLAEAVAGGATRVSLETGAEPYFAPARALYLRNGFAACAPFGSYVPDPNSVFMTRAL; this is encoded by the coding sequence GTGCCCGCCATCGCGCTCGACGCCTCCATCGCCGACGACGTCGTCGCGTTCCTCGACGAGCACCTCGCCGACATGCGCAGCGTGTCGCCGCCCGAGTCGGTGCATGCGCTCGACGTCGCGGCGCTGCGCGCGCCGGGCATGCGGCTGTGGGTGCTGCGCGGCGACGACGGCGGCGTGCAGGGCACGGTCGCGCTCGCGCCGCTCGAGCCCGGCCACGTCGAGCTGAAGTCGATGCGCGTGTCGGGCGCGAGCCGCGGTGCGGGGCTCGGGCGAATGCTGCTCGACCACGTGCTCGCCGAGGCCGTCGCCGGCGGGGCGACGCGCGTGAGCCTCGAGACGGGCGCCGAGCCGTACTTCGCGCCGGCGCGAGCGCTCTACCTCCGCAATGGATTCGCGGCGTGCGCGCCGTTCGGCTCGTACGTGCCCGACCCGAACAGCGTCTTCATGACGCGCGCGCTCTGA
- the rpsG gene encoding 30S ribosomal protein S7 — protein sequence MPRKGPAPKRPVVADPVYGAPIVSQLVNKILLDGKKGLAERIVYGALSGVASKSDQDPVTVLKKALDNIRPTLEVKSRRVGGSTYQVPVEVKPHRANTLALRWLVSYAKARREKTMTERLMNEILDASNSLGAAVKRREDTHKMAESNKAFAHYRW from the coding sequence ATGCCTCGTAAGGGACCCGCCCCGAAGCGCCCCGTCGTCGCAGACCCGGTCTACGGCGCACCGATCGTCTCGCAGCTCGTCAACAAGATCCTCCTCGACGGCAAGAAGGGCCTCGCCGAGCGCATCGTCTACGGTGCGCTCTCCGGCGTCGCCTCGAAGTCGGACCAGGACCCCGTCACGGTGCTCAAGAAGGCGCTCGACAACATCCGTCCGACCCTCGAGGTCAAGTCGCGCCGCGTCGGTGGCTCGACCTACCAGGTGCCCGTCGAGGTCAAGCCGCACCGCGCGAACACGCTCGCGCTGCGCTGGCTCGTCTCGTACGCCAAGGCTCGTCGCGAGAAGACGATGACCGAGCGCCTCATGAACGAGATCCTCGACGCCTCGAACAGCCTCGGCGCTGCCGTGAAGCGTCGCGAGGACACGCACAAGATGGCCGAGTCGAACAAGGCCTTCGCTCACTACCGCTGGTGA
- a CDS encoding dTDP-4-dehydrorhamnose 3,5-epimerase family protein, which translates to MVDIIDFDLQTTTIDGLALVRMKQITDDRGTVREFFRASAFEAAGYALPAFQQVNVTETKPGGMRGMHGESMVKLIAIAHGTAYGAWVDTRPDSPTRGAVFQTDLQPGTQILVPEGVCNGFQSTGDTPTQYVYCFTSEWVPGMAGVAITPLDPELGILWPIEPDRDDRSIISQKDLDAPTLAEVLASA; encoded by the coding sequence GTGGTGGACATCATCGACTTCGACCTGCAGACGACGACGATCGATGGGCTCGCGCTCGTGCGGATGAAGCAGATCACCGACGACCGCGGCACGGTGCGCGAGTTCTTCCGCGCCTCCGCGTTCGAGGCGGCCGGCTACGCGCTGCCTGCGTTCCAGCAGGTGAACGTGACCGAGACGAAGCCCGGCGGCATGCGCGGCATGCACGGCGAGTCGATGGTGAAGCTCATCGCGATCGCCCACGGCACCGCCTACGGCGCCTGGGTCGACACGCGTCCCGACTCGCCGACGCGCGGCGCCGTCTTCCAGACCGACCTGCAGCCCGGCACGCAGATCCTCGTGCCCGAGGGCGTCTGCAACGGCTTCCAGTCGACGGGCGACACCCCGACGCAGTACGTCTACTGCTTCACGAGCGAGTGGGTGCCCGGCATGGCCGGCGTCGCCATCACGCCCCTCGACCCCGAGCTCGGCATCCTCTGGCCCATCGAGCCCGACCGCGACGACCGGTCGATCATCAGCCAGAAGGACCTCGACGCCCCCACGCTCGCGGAGGTGCTCGCGAGCGCATGA
- the rpsL gene encoding 30S ribosomal protein S12, producing the protein MPTIQQLVRKGRTPKVSKTKAPALKANPQQRGVCTRVYTTTPKKPNSALRKVARVKLSNGTEVTAYIPGEGHNLQEHSMVLVRGGRVKDLPGVRYKIVRGALDTQAVKNRKQARSRYGAKKG; encoded by the coding sequence GTGCCCACCATCCAGCAGCTGGTCCGCAAGGGCCGGACGCCGAAGGTCTCGAAGACCAAGGCGCCCGCGCTCAAGGCCAACCCGCAGCAGCGAGGCGTCTGCACTCGCGTCTACACGACCACGCCCAAGAAGCCGAACTCGGCCCTCCGCAAGGTGGCCCGCGTCAAGCTCTCCAACGGCACCGAGGTCACCGCCTACATCCCCGGCGAGGGCCACAACCTGCAGGAGCACTCGATGGTGCTCGTCCGCGGCGGTCGTGTGAAGGACCTCCCCGGCGTGCGCTACAAGATCGTGCGCGGCGCGCTCGACACGCAGGCCGTCAAGAACCGCAAGCAGGCTCGCAGCCGCTACGGCGCGAAGAAGGGCTGA